A single window of Electrophorus electricus isolate fEleEle1 chromosome 16, fEleEle1.pri, whole genome shotgun sequence DNA harbors:
- the LOC118242607 gene encoding CMRF35-like molecule 8, which translates to MKTLLIFTFYLSSVTGDSTNEVTAYSGGGIKIKCKYEDGHEKNNKYFCKGESTPCADQIKTGAKHTWVHEGRFCLYDDTNAKVFWVVMRNLTVEDSGTYQCGVDIERWTDTYRPVKLKVKADPQVSSAAATITTAPLSSSSSRFPSSTVISVVCVILVLLLMGTSFLIVTLRKRSRKEQESASSKRQSLQDSSHIHGVPLSVCDNEIKDTRSHSDSDTGAPTVYSTVHLPTNLSDPSLTVYAQAQLPTNPCDFTHTVSANAIILSENFSVCDAQQSARMSDEPLIYTTVKFYKNADGYNDAVKETFKMEEDT; encoded by the exons ATGAAGACCCTCCTCATCTTCACCTTCTACCTGAGCTCAG TGACAGGAGACTCCACCAATGAAGTGACAGCATATTCAGGAGGAGGAATCAAgatcaaatgcaaatatgaggatggacatgaaaaaaacaacaaatatttctGCAAGGGTGAAAGTACACCATGTGCTGACCAAATTAAAACAGgagccaaacacacatgggTGCATGAAGGCAGATTCTGTCTGTATGATGATACCAATGCTAAAGTCTTCTGGGTGGTCATGAGAAACCTCACAGTGGAGGACTCTGGAACCTACCAGTGTGGAGTGGATatagagagatggacagacacatacagaccaGTGAAACTGAAGGTGAAGGCAG ATCCACAAGTGtcatcagcagcagcaacaataacaacagcaccattgtcatcatcatcatcaa gatttccatcttccactgtgatcagtgttgtgtgtgtgattctggttCTGCTTCTGATGGGAACCTCATTCCTCATAGTGActctcagaaagagaagcaggaaggaGCAGG AATCAGCATCATCCAAGCGCCAGTCCCTCCAAGACTCCTCACACATCCACGGG GTTCCACTTTCTGTCTGTGACAATGAGATTAAAGACACCAGAAGCCATTCTGACTCAGATACTGGAgctcctacagtctactctaCTGTCCACCTACCCACAAACCTCTCTGATCCCTCCCTAACTGTTTATGCCCAAGCCcagttacccacaaacccctgtgattttacacacactgtttcGGCTAATGCTATAATTCTCTCTGAGAATTTCTCAGTGTGTGACGCACAGCAGTCAGCAAGGATGTCTGATGAACCTCTAATTTATACAACAGTGAAGTTTTATAAGAATGCAGATGGTTATAATGATGCTGTCAAGGAGACCTTCAAGATGGAGGAGGACACATGA
- the LOC113568417 gene encoding polymeric immunoglobulin receptor-like has protein sequence MKTQPRQRQCCGVSYRSSDICLQWRGVGLDICDFELRMKILFIFTLYLVSETGESKNEVTAYSGGGVMIKCKYEEGYETNTKYFCKGEITTCTYQIKTRAKHTWVHEGRFSMYDDTSAKVFWLVMRNLTVEDSGSYQCGVDVKVWIDMYNPVELKVKKDLYYVKTINKVGYVGGSVNISCNYPEYHNSEPKFLCKSMDTAVCTYEISVKESGRWINEGRMSLYENRTAQILTVTIRDMTEHDSGTYWCGAESDWESDHGYKAYIIQIYLRVTVFPGLAVYFSIGAGLVLVTAGVIIAIYCRIKKKDPETVRQSRETNEDYANISSFIAFQQRKNRNQSESVYENFGSKVNT, from the exons ATGAAGACACAgcccagacagagacagtgttgcggtgtgagctacaggagctCTGATATCTGTTTACAGTGGAGAGGAGTTGGTCTGGATATCTGTGATTTCGAACTAAGAATGAAGATCCTGTTCATCTTCACCCTCTATCTGGTCTCAG AGACAGGAGAATCCAAAAATGAAGTGACAGCATattcaggaggaggagtcatgatcaaatgcaaatatgagGAAGGATATGAAACAAACACCAAATATTTCTGCAAGGGTGAAATTACAACATGCACTTACCAAATTAAAACACgagccaaacacacatgggTGCATGAAGGCAGATTTTCTATGTATGATGATACCAGTGCTAAAGTCTTCTGGCTGGTAATGAGAAACCTCACTGTGGAGGATTCTGGATCCTACCAGTGTGGAGTGGATGTAAAGGTATGGATAGACATGTACAACCCAGTGGAACTGAAAGTAAAGAAAG ATCTATACTATGTGAAGACCATTAATAAGGTTGGCTATGTAGGAGGATCTGTGAATATTAGCTGCAATTACCCAGAATACCACAACAGTGAACCCAAATTTCTCTGCAAGAGCATGGACACTGCTGTTTGTACTTATGAAATATCAGTTAAAGAAAGTGGAAGATGGATAAATGAGGGACGCATGTCTCTATatgaaaacagaacagcacaaatCCTGACTGTGACCATCAGAGACATGACAGAGCACGACTCTGGTACATACTGGTGTGGAGCTGAATCAGACTGGGAATCTGATCATGGATACAAGGCTtatattatacagatctacctGAGAGTGACTG TATTTCCAGGGCTGGCTGTGTACTTCTCTATTGGTGCTGGTTTAGTGTTGGTAACTGCTGGTGTGATTATAGCAATCTACtgcagaataaagaaaaaag ACCCcgagacagtgagacagtctAGAGAG ACAAATGAAGATTATGCAAATATCTCATCTTTTATTGCTTtccaacaaagaaaaaatagaaaTCAATCAGAATCTGTCTATGAGAATTTTGGATCCAAAGTCAACACTTAA